A genomic segment from Gracilimonas sediminicola encodes:
- a CDS encoding phosphoenolpyruvate carboxykinase encodes MSVDTTTQPNSVKSLDYLGLGDNENVFWNLSPTELYEQAILRKEAVLTKDYALRVLTGEFTGRSPMDKFIVDQPSIHDDIDWGDVNQPISEDVFDNLYEKAVNYLQDKDLFVKDLFCGADEKNRLNVRVVSEAAYHGLFAHNMFIRPTAEELENHEPEFTVLAAPHLKANPDKDGTRTSTFILCNFDKKIILIGGTLYSGEVKKGIFSVMNYLLPKKGVMAMHCSANHDENGKTAVFFGLSGTGKTTLSADPDKTLIGDDEHGWSDEGTFNFEGGCYAKTINLSKENEPLIHATTKMPGTILENVVLDENREPDFDDVSLTQNTRCSYPLHYIPNASETGKGGHPENIIFLTCDAFGVLPPISKLTPDQAMYHFISGYTAKVAGTERGVTEPQATFSACFGAPFMPLHPTVYAELLAEKIRKHDANVWLVNTGWTGGEYGEGHRMKLPHTRKMLSEAIAGNLEKVDYETDPVFGFQIPTSVDGVPSEVLIPRNTWKDKEGYDQKAKTLAEMFIHNFEQFKDQASDELLAAAPKAE; translated from the coding sequence ATGAGTGTAGATACAACAACCCAGCCAAACTCCGTAAAAAGCCTTGATTACCTTGGATTGGGTGACAACGAAAATGTGTTTTGGAACCTCTCACCTACCGAACTTTATGAACAGGCTATTCTCCGAAAAGAAGCTGTTCTCACCAAAGACTATGCCCTTAGGGTTTTAACCGGTGAGTTCACCGGGCGCTCTCCAATGGATAAATTCATTGTAGATCAACCATCTATCCACGATGACATTGACTGGGGCGATGTAAACCAGCCAATTTCAGAAGATGTTTTTGATAACCTGTACGAAAAAGCCGTTAACTACCTGCAAGACAAAGACCTTTTTGTGAAAGACCTGTTTTGCGGTGCTGATGAAAAGAACAGACTGAACGTACGCGTTGTAAGTGAAGCCGCTTATCACGGGCTTTTTGCACATAACATGTTTATCCGCCCTACTGCTGAAGAACTGGAGAATCATGAGCCTGAATTTACGGTATTGGCTGCTCCACACCTTAAAGCCAATCCCGACAAAGATGGTACACGTACCAGCACATTTATACTGTGCAACTTTGACAAGAAAATTATCCTTATTGGTGGTACGCTTTATTCCGGAGAGGTGAAGAAAGGTATTTTCTCTGTAATGAATTACCTGCTTCCCAAAAAAGGCGTAATGGCTATGCACTGCTCAGCCAACCATGATGAAAATGGCAAAACAGCTGTATTCTTCGGCCTTTCAGGAACCGGGAAAACAACGCTCTCTGCTGATCCCGACAAGACGCTGATCGGTGATGACGAGCATGGTTGGAGCGATGAAGGCACCTTCAACTTTGAAGGCGGTTGCTATGCCAAAACCATCAATCTTTCCAAAGAAAATGAACCGCTGATTCATGCAACCACCAAGATGCCGGGAACCATCCTGGAGAATGTGGTGCTGGATGAAAATCGCGAACCTGACTTTGATGATGTTAGCCTTACTCAAAACACCCGTTGTTCTTACCCGCTTCATTATATTCCAAACGCAAGCGAAACTGGCAAAGGCGGTCATCCGGAGAATATCATCTTTTTAACTTGTGATGCTTTCGGTGTACTCCCTCCTATCTCCAAACTGACACCGGATCAGGCTATGTACCACTTTATCAGTGGATATACTGCTAAAGTAGCCGGTACTGAGCGTGGAGTTACAGAGCCTCAGGCCACATTCTCAGCATGTTTCGGAGCTCCTTTTATGCCCTTACACCCTACTGTGTATGCCGAGTTGCTTGCCGAAAAAATCCGTAAGCACGACGCAAACGTATGGCTGGTCAACACCGGCTGGACCGGCGGAGAATACGGAGAAGGCCACCGAATGAAACTTCCTCACACACGAAAAATGCTGAGCGAAGCCATTGCAGGAAACCTCGAAAAGGTAGATTATGAAACCGATCCGGTTTTCGGATTCCAGATACCTACTTCAGTTGACGGAGTGCCTTCAGAAGTGCTGATCCCTCGAAATACCTGGAAAGACAAAGAAGGCTACGACCAGAAAGCTAAAACGCTGGCTGAAATGTTCATCCACAACTTTGAGCAGTTTAAAGACCAAGCCAGTGATGAATTGCTTGCCGCTGCTCCAAAGGCTGAATAG
- a CDS encoding carbohydrate-binding family 9-like protein produces MKFFISLLLAALWLVGCDSNQAQTNTLELVIPKSYTIHKSPESLTIDGVADEASWELAQWTDPFIDIEGDTNRSPYFDTQVKMLWDEEYLYFFAEMEEEHVWGDITDRDAVIFYNNDFEIFIKPNQFQPYYAEFEVNALGTLWDLFLARPYRRNGPVLDHWDLNGTEIGIDVDGTLNDPSDIDESWSVEMAIPIKPVTAIDRGAQFGAGSMWRINFSRVQWQHQIVNGSYEKKTDDDGNRLPENNWVWTQQSAVDMHRPEHWGYLYFAESPDEEIQKDKLVNEYQLLFQLYRNQLDWKNTNGTFTDDIKDLGGPDFSVNEQPVSASVHLTKLGFELSVINSENTSLTINQDGYIVKSP; encoded by the coding sequence ATGAAATTTTTCATCTCCCTTTTACTTGCTGCACTATGGCTCGTCGGTTGTGATTCAAATCAGGCACAGACCAACACTCTTGAACTCGTTATACCCAAGTCTTATACCATTCATAAAAGCCCGGAGTCACTTACCATAGATGGCGTGGCTGATGAAGCAAGCTGGGAACTCGCTCAATGGACCGACCCTTTTATTGATATTGAAGGCGATACTAATCGCAGTCCATATTTTGATACGCAGGTTAAAATGCTGTGGGATGAGGAGTACCTCTATTTCTTTGCTGAGATGGAGGAGGAGCATGTTTGGGGAGATATAACCGATCGGGATGCGGTTATTTTTTACAACAATGATTTTGAAATATTTATCAAGCCCAACCAGTTCCAGCCTTACTATGCCGAGTTTGAAGTAAATGCTCTGGGCACACTTTGGGATTTATTCCTGGCTCGTCCCTATCGCAGAAACGGCCCTGTGTTAGATCACTGGGACCTAAATGGAACAGAAATTGGGATTGATGTCGACGGCACATTAAATGACCCTTCCGATATAGATGAAAGCTGGAGTGTTGAAATGGCTATCCCCATTAAGCCTGTTACTGCCATCGATCGTGGAGCTCAGTTCGGAGCCGGAAGCATGTGGAGAATCAACTTTTCGAGGGTACAGTGGCAGCATCAAATCGTTAATGGAAGTTATGAAAAGAAGACCGATGACGATGGAAACCGGCTTCCTGAAAATAACTGGGTCTGGACTCAACAATCGGCTGTTGATATGCATCGGCCGGAACACTGGGGCTACCTATATTTTGCGGAAAGCCCGGATGAAGAGATCCAAAAAGATAAGTTAGTGAATGAATACCAGCTGCTATTCCAATTGTACAGAAATCAACTGGATTGGAAAAATACGAACGGGACATTTACCGACGATATAAAAGATTTAGGCGGACCTGATTTTTCAGTAAATGAACAGCCTGTTTCAGCCTCCGTTCATTTAACCAAACTGGGATTTGAGCTCTCGGTTATTAATTCAGAGAACACTTCACTGACCATCAATCAAGACGGATATATTGTAAAATCACCATGA
- a CDS encoding family 10 glycosylhydrolase encodes MKKLLLFLIANTFLLLSCSEKPPETSFMIAAWTGGDIAETEEEWHTQLDHFSSNGLTDLFLSASPEETGLVVNLADNYNINIHAWVWTLNRPGDTTAAQHPEWYAVNRNGDNSYDYRAYVDYYQWLSPFSEGARDYIKSNMAKYAKIPGLTSVHLDYVRYVDVILGADLQPKYDLVQDRQFPEYDYGYHPNARREFEELFGVDPMQMEHPELSMEWLQFRLNAVTSLVNEIAEIVHNEDKMLTAAVFPFPEMSRQMVRQDWASWDLDFALPMLYQNFYRQNLEWIQFSTEQGVREAHDRFDIVAGLYIPALNPEELQTAVQKAKAGGAIGISVFDINALSEEHWKVLSSISSRN; translated from the coding sequence ATGAAAAAACTGCTTCTCTTTTTAATAGCCAACACCTTTCTGCTTCTTAGCTGTAGTGAAAAGCCCCCTGAGACTTCCTTTATGATTGCCGCCTGGACCGGAGGTGATATCGCAGAAACCGAAGAAGAGTGGCATACACAACTTGATCATTTTTCGTCAAACGGGCTCACCGATCTTTTTCTTTCTGCCAGCCCCGAAGAGACCGGGCTGGTGGTAAATCTCGCCGATAACTATAACATAAACATTCATGCCTGGGTATGGACGCTAAACCGCCCCGGAGACACCACGGCTGCTCAACACCCTGAATGGTACGCTGTAAACAGAAACGGCGACAACTCATACGATTACAGAGCTTATGTGGATTACTACCAGTGGCTCTCACCCTTCTCTGAAGGTGCAAGAGATTATATCAAATCCAATATGGCCAAATACGCTAAAATTCCCGGGCTTACTTCCGTTCATCTCGACTATGTAAGATATGTAGATGTTATTCTCGGGGCAGATCTTCAGCCTAAATACGATCTGGTTCAGGACCGGCAGTTTCCAGAATATGATTATGGATATCACCCCAATGCACGCCGGGAATTTGAAGAGCTCTTTGGTGTAGATCCAATGCAAATGGAGCATCCCGAGTTGAGTATGGAATGGCTGCAGTTTAGACTGAACGCCGTAACCAGCCTGGTGAATGAGATTGCCGAAATTGTACATAATGAAGACAAGATGCTTACAGCTGCTGTATTTCCATTTCCGGAAATGAGCCGGCAGATGGTTCGGCAAGACTGGGCCAGCTGGGATCTTGATTTCGCCCTCCCCATGCTGTACCAAAACTTTTATCGCCAAAACCTGGAGTGGATTCAGTTTTCAACCGAACAGGGTGTTCGTGAAGCCCACGACCGTTTTGACATCGTGGCCGGACTTTACATTCCGGCACTGAATCCTGAGGAATTGCAAACAGCTGTTCAAAAAGCCAAGGCAGGCGGGGCTATAGGAATTTCCGTGTTTGATATCAATGCCTTGAGTGAAGAGCACTGGAAAGTACTAAGTAGTATCAGCAGTCGGAATTAA
- the prfA gene encoding peptide chain release factor 1, producing MEEKLKQIKSRFEEVNAAMSDPAVFDDPDKYTELTKERSDLEELVQDYDTWKDLKNRQEGNKELIEMNEDAEITEMAREENAEIKKELAELEEEIKMKLIPKDPEDSKNAIIEVRAGTGGDEAAIFAGDLFEMYRRYADKQGWKMSIMSIAHSEKGGYKEIVFQLEGEEVFGKMKYESGVHRVQRVPETESQGRVHTSAATVAVLPEVEEVDIHINPADIRVDTFRASGAGGQHVNKTDSAIRLTHEPSGIVVECQEERSQHQNKEKAMTMLRAKMYDIELEEKQKERAAERKSQVSTGDRSAKIRTYNFPQGRFTDHRINLTLYDLDNIMKGGIDEAIEALRVQDNLEKLNALAED from the coding sequence ATAGAAGAAAAGCTAAAGCAAATTAAATCAAGGTTCGAAGAAGTGAATGCGGCAATGAGTGACCCGGCCGTGTTCGATGATCCTGATAAATATACTGAGCTCACCAAAGAACGCAGCGATCTGGAAGAACTGGTTCAGGATTACGATACCTGGAAAGACCTTAAAAACCGGCAGGAAGGCAACAAAGAACTCATTGAGATGAATGAGGATGCCGAGATTACGGAGATGGCTCGCGAAGAAAATGCTGAGATCAAGAAGGAGTTAGCAGAGCTGGAAGAGGAAATCAAAATGAAGCTGATTCCTAAAGACCCTGAAGATTCCAAGAATGCCATTATTGAAGTGAGAGCGGGAACCGGCGGTGATGAAGCCGCTATTTTTGCCGGAGATTTGTTTGAAATGTATCGTCGTTATGCCGACAAACAGGGCTGGAAGATGAGTATCATGAGTATCGCTCATTCCGAGAAAGGCGGATACAAGGAAATTGTATTTCAGCTGGAAGGAGAAGAAGTGTTTGGTAAGATGAAGTACGAAAGCGGGGTTCATCGTGTACAACGGGTACCTGAAACCGAAAGCCAGGGAAGGGTTCATACCTCGGCTGCAACGGTAGCTGTACTTCCGGAAGTTGAAGAAGTGGATATCCATATCAATCCAGCCGATATCCGTGTGGATACATTTCGGGCGAGTGGAGCCGGTGGGCAGCACGTAAATAAAACAGATTCTGCTATACGTTTGACCCACGAACCGTCCGGCATTGTAGTGGAATGTCAGGAAGAGCGTTCTCAGCATCAAAACAAAGAAAAAGCCATGACCATGCTTCGGGCTAAGATGTATGATATTGAGCTGGAGGAAAAGCAGAAGGAGAGAGCTGCTGAGCGAAAAAGTCAGGTTTCTACGGGCGACCGTTCCGCTAAAATCCGTACCTATAATTTCCCTCAGGGTCGGTTTACGGATCACCGCATCAATCTTACGCTTTATGATTTAGATAACATCATGAAAGGCGGCATCGATGAAGCGATTGAAGCACTCCGGGTTCAGGATAACCTTGAGAAACTGAATGCACTGGCAGAGGATTAA
- a CDS encoding 5-(carboxyamino)imidazole ribonucleotide synthase — MPRTSIPANLKLGFLGAGQLARMSSLEAFRFGIQVAVFSDRTENEPVQFMTPYSTSGSFDSVDDMVKFAKECDVITLENEFISSDILKKVQEKSGTPIYPSPESFALIENKLIEKQTFEAAGIPVTPYKLVRNESDLEQFGEDHGWPYMLKSSKGGYDGYGNETVNNMEEAQEAFSNLGGDKGQDILAEAFVDFTKELAVQVARNETGTVVYPCCETVQKDHICVAVLSPAPVENIVREMAQELAVKATEAIDGKGIFAYEFFLTKEGSLILNESAPRPHNSGHYTIEGTVASQFENHVRAVLGLPLGSSRLNKPAVAMINLLGTHKRPAETDHIKEALAEENGHLHVYGKVDSKVGRKMAHYTLLGDDLEETHQRAIELTKSIEI, encoded by the coding sequence ATGCCCCGTACTTCTATACCCGCCAATCTTAAGCTTGGATTTTTAGGTGCCGGTCAGCTGGCCCGGATGAGTTCTCTTGAAGCCTTTCGGTTTGGTATTCAGGTTGCCGTTTTTTCGGACCGGACTGAGAATGAGCCTGTTCAGTTTATGACTCCTTATTCCACCTCCGGTTCGTTTGACTCTGTTGATGACATGGTGAAATTTGCCAAAGAATGTGATGTCATCACTCTGGAAAATGAATTTATCAGTTCAGATATCCTGAAAAAAGTACAGGAGAAAAGCGGCACTCCGATCTATCCCTCTCCGGAAAGCTTTGCCTTGATTGAAAACAAGCTGATTGAAAAGCAAACCTTCGAAGCTGCGGGAATTCCGGTAACTCCATATAAGCTGGTCAGAAATGAATCGGACCTGGAACAGTTTGGGGAAGATCATGGCTGGCCGTATATGCTGAAGTCTTCCAAAGGGGGATATGACGGATATGGAAATGAAACCGTGAACAATATGGAAGAGGCTCAAGAAGCATTCTCAAACCTGGGCGGCGACAAAGGACAAGACATTTTAGCCGAAGCCTTTGTGGATTTCACAAAAGAACTGGCCGTTCAGGTAGCCCGAAACGAAACCGGTACGGTTGTTTATCCCTGCTGCGAAACAGTTCAGAAAGATCATATCTGTGTGGCCGTTTTATCACCGGCCCCTGTAGAGAATATTGTTCGGGAAATGGCCCAGGAACTGGCCGTGAAAGCCACTGAAGCTATTGACGGCAAGGGGATTTTCGCCTACGAGTTTTTCCTGACAAAAGAAGGCTCTCTGATCCTGAATGAATCCGCACCCCGGCCTCACAATTCCGGTCATTACACCATTGAAGGAACCGTGGCCTCCCAATTCGAAAATCATGTTCGGGCGGTTCTCGGACTTCCCCTCGGTTCAAGCCGATTGAATAAACCGGCCGTTGCCATGATCAACTTGCTGGGCACACATAAACGTCCGGCCGAAACCGATCATATTAAAGAAGCCTTAGCGGAAGAAAACGGGCACCTTCACGTATATGGAAAGGTAGATAGCAAAGTTGGCCGGAAGATGGCACATTATACTTTGCTTGGGGATGATTTAGAGGAGACTCATCAACGGGCCATCGAGCTTACAAAAAGTATTGAAATATGA
- the purE gene encoding 5-(carboxyamino)imidazole ribonucleotide mutase, with product MSNPIVGVVMGSDSDWPTMKEATEILDHFGVPYEKRVVSAHRTPDIMADYGKEARSRGIKVIIAGAGGAAHLPGMLASHTTLPVIGVPVKTTALGGVDSLYSIVQMPNGIPVATVAIGKAKNAGLLAARMLGMNDKALGQKLEAYHKEMAEESMKKTDNLK from the coding sequence ATGAGTAATCCAATCGTCGGAGTAGTAATGGGCAGCGACAGCGACTGGCCCACCATGAAAGAAGCCACTGAAATCCTGGATCACTTTGGCGTGCCTTACGAAAAGCGCGTGGTTTCTGCTCACCGTACACCCGATATAATGGCTGATTATGGCAAAGAGGCCCGGAGTCGGGGAATTAAAGTCATTATAGCAGGTGCAGGTGGTGCCGCTCACCTTCCCGGAATGCTTGCCAGCCATACTACACTACCTGTAATTGGTGTTCCCGTTAAGACGACCGCGCTCGGCGGTGTGGATAGTCTCTACTCCATCGTTCAAATGCCAAACGGCATTCCGGTAGCTACGGTAGCCATTGGGAAAGCGAAAAATGCCGGACTCCTTGCCGCCCGCATGTTGGGAATGAATGACAAGGCTCTGGGCCAAAAGCTGGAAGCTTATCACAAGGAAATGGCCGAAGAGTCGATGAAGAAGACGGATAATTTAAAGTAG
- a CDS encoding glycoside hydrolase family 2 protein, whose translation MKFIIFLLVAISALPAKAQSLLIMNVHERDTTSLNGSWKYIIDPYENGFYNYRYEPFDKQENPSWAGYFMDAKPTNKSDLLEYDWDNSPEIKVPGDWNHQEEKFEYYEGSVWYRKTFSYSKEAAENRVFIHFGAVNYEAHVYLNGEKLGVHKGGFTPFQFEVTNLLEEENSLVLMVNNNRHAVDVPTLNTDWWNYGGITRDVLLFEEKPTFIADYMIQLNPRNPKEITGFIQLNGNNLRSKLTLNIPELDINKRFSINEKGRVDFSIIDSDISYWSPDNPKLYTVKLSYRDEILSDQIGFRTIKTDGGSILLNGNKIYLKGISIHEENPYRIGRAYSKQDAELLLGWAKELGCNYVRLAHYPHNEHMIEMANEMGLLVWEEVPVYWTIQWDNEETYQNAEAQLTAMINRDKNSAATIIWSLANETPPSDARNEFLRKLSETARSIDQTRLLSAAMEIHSKAGQPNIKMVEDKLTDYVDLVSFNQYIGWYDGLPSKTQEISFKIPYDKPVIISEFGAGAKKGFHGDSLTRWTEEYQADTYEKNLEMIKEIPNIAGISPWILVDFRSPRRHLAKIQDGWNRKGLLSNAGEKKQAWYVLQNFYENNW comes from the coding sequence ATGAAGTTCATCATATTCCTTCTGGTAGCCATTTCAGCCTTGCCTGCCAAGGCTCAATCTCTTCTCATTATGAATGTTCATGAAAGAGATACAACTTCATTAAATGGTTCTTGGAAGTATATCATAGATCCTTACGAAAATGGTTTCTATAACTACCGATATGAGCCTTTTGACAAGCAGGAAAACCCTTCATGGGCCGGGTATTTCATGGATGCTAAACCCACTAATAAATCGGACCTCCTTGAGTACGATTGGGATAACTCTCCTGAAATCAAAGTTCCGGGAGATTGGAATCATCAGGAGGAAAAGTTCGAATACTATGAAGGTTCTGTTTGGTACCGGAAGACCTTCAGCTATTCAAAAGAAGCAGCAGAGAACCGTGTTTTTATTCATTTCGGAGCTGTTAATTATGAAGCACATGTGTATCTGAATGGAGAAAAATTGGGTGTACATAAAGGGGGGTTCACCCCATTTCAGTTTGAAGTCACTAACCTTCTGGAAGAAGAAAACTCCCTTGTGCTAATGGTAAACAACAACCGACATGCAGTAGATGTGCCCACACTTAATACTGACTGGTGGAATTACGGAGGCATTACCCGCGATGTTCTTCTTTTTGAAGAGAAGCCCACGTTTATAGCAGATTATATGATCCAGCTCAATCCACGAAATCCTAAAGAAATTACTGGATTCATACAACTGAATGGAAATAACCTTCGATCCAAACTTACCCTGAATATACCTGAGTTAGATATCAACAAACGCTTTTCAATAAATGAAAAAGGCCGGGTAGATTTCTCCATTATAGACTCAGATATCAGCTATTGGTCTCCAGATAATCCGAAGTTATACACAGTTAAACTATCTTATAGAGATGAAATCTTGAGTGATCAAATTGGTTTCAGAACTATAAAAACTGATGGAGGGAGTATTTTACTGAACGGTAATAAGATCTATCTGAAAGGGATCTCTATCCATGAAGAAAACCCTTATCGCATTGGGCGTGCATATTCAAAGCAAGATGCTGAGTTGTTACTTGGGTGGGCAAAAGAGCTGGGCTGCAATTATGTACGGCTGGCACATTACCCTCACAATGAACATATGATTGAAATGGCTAACGAAATGGGACTTTTGGTATGGGAGGAAGTGCCGGTGTATTGGACCATTCAATGGGACAATGAGGAAACCTATCAAAATGCAGAGGCCCAGCTCACTGCTATGATTAATCGGGACAAGAATAGTGCAGCAACTATCATTTGGTCGCTAGCAAACGAAACACCACCAAGTGATGCCCGAAATGAGTTTTTGCGTAAACTCTCTGAAACTGCCCGCTCTATTGATCAAACCCGTTTATTAAGCGCAGCTATGGAAATACATAGCAAAGCCGGCCAGCCCAATATAAAAATGGTCGAAGATAAGCTCACTGACTATGTAGACTTGGTAAGCTTTAATCAGTATATCGGTTGGTATGATGGACTTCCCTCCAAGACTCAGGAAATCAGTTTTAAGATTCCTTACGACAAACCGGTCATTATTTCTGAATTCGGAGCCGGAGCCAAGAAAGGGTTTCATGGCGATTCCCTAACAAGATGGACTGAAGAATACCAAGCCGATACCTATGAAAAGAATCTGGAAATGATTAAGGAAATCCCAAACATTGCGGGTATATCACCCTGGATATTGGTTGATTTTCGATCTCCCCGGCGTCATTTAGCCAAAATTCAAGACGGCTGGAACCGCAAAGGATTGCTTTCCAATGCGGGAGAAAAGAAACAGGCGTGGTATGTGCTTCAGAATTTTTATGAGAATAACTGGTAG
- a CDS encoding RNA recognition motif domain-containing protein — MNIYIGNLSYDVSSDQLKEVFEAYGEVSSAKVITDRGSGRSKGFGFVEMDNKAEAEAAIEQLDGAEIDGRPVKVNEAKPRN; from the coding sequence ATGAATATTTATATAGGAAACCTTAGTTATGATGTTTCCAGCGACCAACTCAAAGAAGTTTTCGAAGCATATGGTGAAGTAAGTTCAGCCAAAGTTATTACCGACAGAGGTTCAGGCCGTTCAAAAGGTTTTGGATTTGTTGAGATGGATAATAAAGCTGAAGCTGAAGCCGCTATCGAACAACTTGACGGTGCCGAAATTGACGGTCGCCCTGTAAAGGTGAATGAAGCCAAACCCCGCAACTAA
- a CDS encoding heavy metal-binding domain-containing protein: MIMTTTNHLDRKEVQKYLGIVTGEAILGANIFKDFFAGIRDIVGGRSGAYEKELQQARKLAFEEMELKANSVGANAIIGIDIDYETIGANGSMLMVSVSGTAVSAE; the protein is encoded by the coding sequence ATGATTATGACCACCACCAATCACCTGGACAGAAAAGAAGTACAAAAATATCTGGGTATTGTTACCGGGGAAGCCATTTTGGGAGCCAATATCTTTAAGGACTTCTTTGCCGGGATCAGAGACATCGTTGGCGGACGTTCCGGTGCTTACGAAAAAGAACTGCAGCAAGCACGTAAACTGGCCTTTGAAGAAATGGAATTGAAAGCCAACAGCGTTGGTGCAAACGCAATTATCGGCATTGATATTGACTATGAAACCATCGGAGCCAATGGAAGCATGCTCATGGTTTCCGTAAGCGGAACAGCCGTTTCTGCTGAATAG
- the dnaJ gene encoding molecular chaperone DnaJ, producing the protein MSTKRDYYEILGVDKGASESEIKKAYRKMAMKYHPDRNKGDKEAEKKFKEASEAYEVLKDSDKRARYDQFGHQGVNGNGGFGGGAGVDFDNMGFEDIFSRFGDIFGSGFFGEEAFGGGGRRGRSRSRKEPGQPGSDMKIRMPLTLEEIAFGAEKKLKIKKQIKCDECNGTGAETNSDFETCGTCNGMGEVRQVTRTMLGQMVNVQACPNCAGEGRIIKSKCKKCSGEGRVKGEETIKVNIPSGVSNGNYITLRGQGNAGRRGGSAGALIVLIEEKEHEHFDRDGNNIYYNLTLSVPDAILGTEVQVPTLKGKAKLKIDPGTQPGKMLRMRGRGIKGLNNSGDGDQYVRLNVYIPEELTDKQKEAVKSFKDEDNFDPSNLDGSEKNFFSKMKDMFG; encoded by the coding sequence ATGTCTACTAAAAGAGATTATTACGAAATATTAGGAGTTGATAAAGGTGCATCGGAGTCGGAGATAAAAAAGGCCTATCGAAAAATGGCCATGAAGTACCACCCCGACCGTAACAAGGGAGATAAAGAAGCTGAGAAGAAATTCAAAGAGGCGTCTGAGGCGTACGAAGTACTCAAAGACTCTGATAAAAGAGCCAGGTATGATCAGTTTGGTCACCAGGGAGTGAATGGAAATGGTGGCTTTGGCGGCGGAGCCGGAGTGGACTTTGACAATATGGGCTTCGAAGATATTTTCAGCCGTTTTGGGGATATCTTTGGTAGCGGATTTTTTGGAGAAGAGGCTTTCGGGGGTGGAGGCCGCAGAGGTCGCTCCCGAAGCAGGAAAGAACCCGGACAACCCGGTTCTGACATGAAGATACGCATGCCGCTTACACTCGAAGAAATTGCTTTTGGAGCCGAGAAGAAGCTCAAAATCAAAAAGCAGATCAAATGTGATGAGTGTAACGGTACCGGTGCAGAAACTAATTCCGACTTTGAAACATGCGGAACCTGTAATGGAATGGGTGAAGTACGGCAGGTAACACGAACCATGCTTGGACAAATGGTGAACGTTCAAGCATGTCCGAATTGTGCAGGTGAAGGTCGCATCATCAAGAGCAAATGTAAGAAATGTAGTGGTGAAGGCCGTGTGAAGGGGGAAGAAACCATTAAGGTGAATATCCCTTCCGGTGTTTCCAATGGAAATTACATCACGCTGCGCGGACAAGGTAATGCCGGTCGTCGTGGTGGCTCAGCCGGGGCGTTAATTGTGCTTATAGAAGAGAAAGAGCACGAGCATTTTGACCGCGATGGGAACAATATCTATTACAACTTAACCCTGAGCGTGCCTGATGCAATTTTGGGAACCGAAGTACAGGTTCCTACACTGAAGGGTAAAGCTAAGCTTAAAATCGATCCCGGAACACAGCCCGGAAAAATGCTGCGTATGCGCGGGCGTGGGATTAAAGGGTTGAATAATTCAGGCGACGGCGATCAGTATGTACGCCTAAATGTGTACATCCCTGAAGAATTGACGGACAAGCAAAAAGAAGCCGTCAAGTCATTTAAAGACGAAGATAATTTTGACCCATCTAACCTGGATGGCAGCGAGAAGAATTTCTTCTCCAAAATGAAGGACATGTTTGGTTAA
- a CDS encoding nucleotide exchange factor GrpE, producing MSKEKISEEDISTQEEVAEEVQDNETASEAGNEEQESAKKDKDARIEELEQELANTKDGLLRKAAELENVRKRVQRERVQLFEEAKAGALEDFMPISDDLLRTLKAAEESEIEDSFLEGVKMVADKFEKVLEKHGVERINETGVPFDVNLHDAMMKQPAPNEETGSDVVLQVLDSGYKIGNRTIRHAKVIVSE from the coding sequence ATGAGCAAAGAAAAGATTTCAGAAGAAGATATCTCGACTCAGGAAGAGGTCGCTGAAGAAGTTCAAGATAATGAAACGGCTTCTGAGGCTGGCAATGAAGAACAAGAATCAGCCAAGAAAGATAAAGATGCGAGAATTGAAGAGCTGGAGCAGGAACTGGCGAACACTAAAGATGGTCTGCTTCGTAAAGCGGCTGAGTTAGAAAACGTTCGCAAGCGTGTACAGCGCGAACGGGTTCAGCTTTTTGAAGAAGCAAAAGCCGGCGCCCTCGAAGACTTCATGCCCATCAGTGACGACCTGTTGCGAACCCTTAAGGCAGCCGAAGAATCAGAAATAGAAGACAGCTTTCTGGAAGGGGTGAAAATGGTTGCCGACAAATTTGAGAAGGTGCTGGAAAAGCACGGCGTTGAACGCATCAACGAGACAGGTGTGCCCTTTGACGTGAACCTACACGATGCCATGATGAAACAACCCGCCCCGAATGAAGAAACCGGAAGTGATGTAGTTCTTCAGGTACTGGACAGTGGCTACAAGATTGGTAATCGTACAATCCGTCATGCTAAAGTTATAGTGAGCGAATAA